A genomic segment from Lignipirellula cremea encodes:
- a CDS encoding flagellin N-terminal helical domain-containing protein: MTVIPVGVGRATELQVQRRLQNQLQLDQTGLLRTQEQLSTGRRVLLPSDDARAANRAVSLQRVLEQKIQVRSNITTTESYLSTTESSIATVSNLLAEIHGLAISSVDASTSDAQRQAAKEQTLQAISELTDIGNRKFRDRYLFAGSATTQQPFSEINGVTAFLGNEGLLKSFSDDDLLFDVNISAQEVFGALSEPDPITVDLDPVLTSNTRLADLRGGNGITLGLFTVSDGETTKTIDIRGAQRVNDVVRLIESNPPDGKQVTARLEDGHLVVELEGGGSLTIREVGNGITAAELGIVEKLGAVDNRVVGEDLDPRLNLTTSLKDVLGVRAKIVLQSEGYNNDLVLEAKQRGEEFNGYSLQIVDDELLNAGAGLSAGSEYATFSDTPVAAQASLSFNGAGNDLILTATNAGSAYNGVAINVSDAGLIGNTALASYDAATKTLTLGIDSSGATDAQALIDAIDAQGLFTAAYDGANPADGGFNPAASIPGTDAGVIRGDTGNSGGDANTIFVHVKAGQSSANQVRDALQANAEVAALFDVRVEGKDTLTAPNLGRGPVATITAQSTGGAGVEFDQESGLQIVNGGQQYTIDFSEARTIEDLLNKLNGSDAGVLAQIDPSGRGIQIRTRLSGNDFSIGENGGQTASQLGVRTLTAESALHDFNYGRGVSRTDGVDFTITRNDGVELEIDIGAAATVADVLDVINNHPDNQGPGAVLARLSEYGNGIELIDDNPAAGGVLTITKSLQSEAAWDLGLIPPDQDSVTADSTAVAASAQLAFSGSPLNTGIALTANTAGGGLSDVTIEFLTGGAGDTATAVYDEGTKRLQITIDPAATTANTIIDAINLEGSFLAQRDLSQNPGNNGTGVVGFTGDAGVTIGGSPDKLQSADTNPREVKGVFNSLRRLVAALDSGDNREIERAAAALEDDQTRVTFARSDLGARLNSLDSIKTRLDTEEINLRETLSIEIEVDFPTAVSELTAQQASYEASLQLMGRTFQLSLLDYI; this comes from the coding sequence ATGACCGTCATTCCGGTCGGCGTAGGACGAGCAACCGAGCTGCAGGTGCAAAGGCGCCTGCAGAATCAACTGCAGCTTGACCAGACCGGCCTGTTACGCACGCAGGAACAGCTCAGCACCGGCCGGCGGGTGCTGTTGCCCAGCGATGATGCGCGCGCCGCCAACCGGGCCGTCAGCTTGCAGCGCGTACTGGAACAAAAAATCCAGGTGCGGTCGAACATCACCACGACCGAATCGTACCTGTCGACCACCGAAAGCTCGATCGCCACGGTCAGCAACCTGCTGGCCGAGATCCACGGCCTGGCCATTTCTTCCGTCGACGCATCCACCAGCGACGCCCAGCGGCAGGCCGCAAAAGAGCAAACGCTCCAGGCTATTTCGGAACTGACCGACATCGGCAACCGGAAGTTCCGGGATCGCTACCTGTTTGCGGGCTCCGCCACCACGCAGCAGCCGTTCAGCGAAATCAACGGAGTCACCGCCTTCCTGGGGAACGAAGGCCTGCTGAAGAGTTTCAGCGACGACGATCTGCTGTTCGACGTGAACATCTCCGCCCAGGAAGTTTTTGGCGCCTTGTCGGAGCCGGACCCGATCACTGTCGACCTGGATCCGGTGCTGACCAGCAATACCCGTCTGGCCGATCTGCGCGGCGGGAACGGGATTACACTCGGCCTGTTTACCGTGTCCGACGGCGAAACGACCAAAACGATCGACATCCGCGGGGCCCAGCGCGTCAACGATGTGGTGCGGCTGATCGAGTCCAACCCGCCCGATGGCAAGCAGGTCACCGCGCGGCTGGAAGACGGCCACCTGGTGGTGGAGCTGGAAGGAGGCGGCAGTCTGACCATTCGCGAAGTCGGCAATGGCATCACCGCCGCGGAACTCGGCATTGTCGAAAAGCTGGGCGCCGTCGACAATCGGGTGGTCGGCGAAGATCTGGATCCGCGTTTGAACCTGACGACCTCTTTGAAAGACGTCCTGGGCGTGCGGGCGAAGATCGTCCTGCAGTCAGAAGGTTACAACAATGACCTCGTCCTGGAAGCCAAACAACGCGGCGAAGAATTTAACGGTTACTCCCTGCAGATCGTCGACGACGAACTGCTGAACGCCGGCGCCGGCTTGTCGGCCGGGAGCGAGTACGCAACGTTTTCAGATACGCCCGTCGCCGCGCAGGCGTCGCTGTCGTTCAATGGCGCCGGGAACGATCTGATCCTGACCGCGACCAATGCAGGCTCGGCCTATAACGGGGTCGCCATCAACGTGTCCGACGCCGGTTTGATCGGCAACACGGCCCTGGCCAGTTACGACGCGGCCACCAAAACGCTCACGCTTGGCATCGACAGCAGCGGAGCCACCGATGCGCAAGCGCTGATCGACGCGATCGATGCCCAGGGGCTGTTCACCGCCGCGTACGACGGCGCCAACCCGGCCGACGGCGGCTTTAACCCGGCGGCCAGCATTCCCGGAACCGACGCCGGCGTGATCCGCGGCGATACGGGCAACAGCGGCGGCGACGCCAACACCATTTTTGTGCACGTCAAGGCGGGACAAAGCAGCGCCAACCAGGTGCGCGACGCACTCCAGGCCAACGCCGAGGTGGCCGCCCTGTTCGATGTCCGCGTGGAAGGGAAGGACACCCTCACGGCGCCCAATCTGGGCCGCGGACCTGTCGCCACCATTACGGCCCAGTCCACCGGCGGCGCTGGCGTGGAGTTCGACCAGGAGTCGGGCCTGCAGATCGTCAACGGCGGCCAGCAGTATACGATCGACTTCTCGGAAGCCCGCACCATCGAGGATCTGCTCAACAAGCTCAACGGTTCCGACGCCGGCGTGCTGGCGCAGATCGATCCCAGCGGCCGCGGCATTCAGATCCGCACGCGTCTAAGCGGGAACGACTTTTCCATTGGAGAAAATGGCGGCCAGACCGCCAGCCAGCTGGGCGTGCGAACGTTGACCGCCGAGTCCGCCCTGCATGACTTTAACTACGGCCGCGGCGTGAGTCGGACCGATGGCGTCGACTTCACCATTACCCGGAACGACGGCGTTGAGCTGGAGATCGATATCGGCGCGGCAGCCACTGTCGCCGATGTGCTCGACGTGATCAACAACCATCCCGACAACCAGGGCCCTGGCGCCGTGCTGGCCCGCCTGAGCGAATACGGCAACGGCATCGAACTGATCGACGACAACCCCGCCGCAGGCGGCGTGCTGACCATCACCAAATCGCTGCAGAGCGAAGCCGCCTGGGACCTGGGTTTGATTCCGCCCGACCAGGACTCCGTTACCGCCGACTCCACCGCCGTGGCGGCCAGCGCCCAGCTTGCGTTCTCCGGCAGTCCGCTCAACACGGGCATCGCACTGACCGCCAATACGGCTGGCGGAGGACTTAGCGACGTCACCATTGAATTCCTCACCGGCGGCGCCGGCGACACGGCTACTGCCGTTTACGACGAAGGCACGAAGCGACTGCAGATTACCATCGACCCGGCCGCCACCACCGCCAACACGATCATCGACGCCATCAACCTGGAAGGCTCCTTCCTGGCACAACGAGACCTGTCGCAGAACCCCGGAAATAACGGCACAGGCGTGGTCGGTTTCACAGGCGACGCAGGCGTAACAATCGGCGGCTCGCCCGACAAACTGCAGTCGGCCGACACCAACCCGCGCGAAGTCAAAGGGGTCTTCAACTCGCTTCGGCGACTGGTCGCCGCGCTCGACTCGGGCGACAACCGCGAGATCGAAAGGGCGGCCGCCGCCCTGGAAGACGACCAGACCCGCGTGACCTTCGCCCGCAGCGACCTGGGCGCACGACTGAACTCTCTGGACTCCATCAAAACCCGGCTGGACACCGAAGAGATTAACTTACGGGAGACGCTCTCGATCGAGATCGAAGTCGACTTCCCCACCGCCGTGTCGGAACTCACGGCCCAGCAGGCCTCGTACGAAGCCTCCCTGCAGCTGATGGGACGCACCTTCCAGCTCTCGCTACTCGACTACATTTAG